gtctctctctccctctttttttaattctaagaaGTGTTCTAAGATGTTGATGGTTCGATCCTGGACTCCATTTTTACACTTCTTAAATTGCAGGTTCACATTGTTAAAATACGGAAAAGAGAGAACCTTCAGAGCACACCTGTACCTCTAGTCGGGGATCCAGCACTTTAGCAGGTTGTCAGGCAGAAAATGGCTGCTCTGTGAACAGTATAAATTAATGAGATAAATAATCCCTTTCCTCGTCTTCAGTTGGTTTATGACCACCTCTGGTGATATTTTTTAAGGGACAGGTTAAGAAGAAAAAGTTGTAAAGATCAggaaaactgtttaaaaaaaaaaaaggaggagaagaGATGGGAAAATGGGTGTTCCTGGTCTTTCCGCCATGGTGTTCAGGCATGAAAATCACAACACAAATTCAAAAGCTCttttgagggttggggttagagtgATATAAGTGAGTACTCCCATCAAGCAAAAAATTTAAGGACACAGTAAATCTAAGTAATCAAGGTAAATAACATTTTAAtgcaagattaaaaaataaaagtcaatgcCAAAACATCCATGgtgcagaaaatatcaaaatgttaaataaagatCTGACCCAGCTCTTGAAACAGTTTTACAATATGGGATGGAAGGGGAATGGGATGCAAATGAAATTTTGGCAAATTCCATTCAGTCTATAAAattctttattaaaatttttttttttttattactgtgaggcaggcagcctcagagcccaacccttctGAGAGACGCCTGCTCCGGCTTATCCTCCTACACCGAACAGAATAAGCTGCACATTATTctaaaattgtccttgacaagataaccacagaaccacctctgggtagagtcttaacatcctaatgaaagaaaatcaacctCTTCCTTCATCTTGGGGATTGAAACCTTGTCtgaagaaaatgcatagtcatttCCAAGCTCTGAGGACCTGCttgaaggtcaatcctgaatattaaTGATGAATTTgtatttccttgtctgctctctgtgaaaacccacctccccaagctgcctgcgaGCAATTTTGGAGGCAACAGCCCCAAtcgctcctttccttgtacagcAAAATAAGGGCCCCTTTCTGATCTTCCTCCtctgcctcttgtttattggctgtaacaagtcatgacaaccaaaacctggggttttcacccagcaacaactgtactttagatgaaggtttacagaacactagcttctcattaaacaattagtacacatattcttttgtgacattggttaccaaccccaggacatgtcaacactctcctttcttaaCCTTGGTTCTCTATTACCCACTtacctatcccctcctgcctcctagtccttgcccctgagctggtgtcttgttttattttatgggcctgtctgatctttggctgaagggtgaacctcaggagtgacttcattactgagctaaaagggtatctggggctATACTctctctcagggtttttccagtctctgtcaggccagtaaatcttgtctttttttttttttttttttgagttagaattttgttctacatttctctccagctttgtccgggaccctctattgtgatccctgtcaaagcagtcagtagtggaagctgggcaccatctagttgtgctggactcagtctggtggaagctgtggtagttgtggtccgttagtcctttggactaatctttcccttgtgtctttagtttttattcattctcccttgctcctgaaagattgagaccagtggagtaccttggatggccgctcataagcttttaagagcccagacactactcaccaaagtagactgcagaacattttctttataaactacccataaccattgccgtcaagtcgattccaactcatagccaccctataggtcaaagtagaactgccccatagggtttccaaggaacacctggtggattggaattgctgacctttatgattagcagctgtacctgttaaccactacaccagggtttcctctttataaactatattatgccaattgagctagatgtttgcccagaccatggtccccacagccctcaactcGGTAATTCAgtcctcagagagtttggatgtgtctatggagcttccatgaccttgccttgggcaagctgtgctggctttcccagtattgtgtattgtcttccctttcacaaaagttaccacttatctattgtctatttaatgtttttccatccccaccccacccctccctcataaccatcaaagattgtttctttctgtgtgtaaaccttttcatgaatttttatagtagtggtctcaatacagtatttgtccttttgtgattgacttatttcactcagcataatgctcccCAGATTCATTCACGTTGTGAGATGCAGATTCACTATTGTTCTTTGTCATTGAGTAGTAGTCCGTTGTGTGcctgtaccatagtttgtttattcattcacctgttgatgggcatgtaggatgtgtccatctttttgctattgtgaaccatgctacaatgaacatgggtgcacatatgtctattcatgtgatggctcttgtttctctaggacatattcttaggagtgggattgctagatcatatggtatttctatttttagctttctaaggaaatgccatatttttttccaaaatgactgtaccattttgcattcccaccagcagtgcattagagttccaatctccctgcggcctctctaacatttgttattttctgtttttttgatttgtgccagtgatgccggggtgagattgtatctcattttggttttgatttgcatttctctaatggcaagtGACAGCAAGCATTTCCCTATTGTCTGTTAGCTgtatgaatgtcttctttggtgaagtgtctgttcatttcctttgcccattttttaattggattatttgtctttttgttgtagaagtgttggatatTCCTGCAGATTtttgagattagacctttgttggatttgtcatagccaaaaatttttgcctagtctgtaggttctatttttactcttttggtgaagtcttttgatgaggttaagtgtttaatttttagaagatcccagttatataGCTTACCTTCTAGAGTATGTGTGTTGTTATTAtggtttgtgtcctgttaatgccttgtattagggcctctagcattgatcctattttttcttctaggatctttatagtttctggttttatatttaggtctttgatccatttggaattagtttttatgCACAgcatgaggtatgggttctgtttcatgcttttgcaggtggacatccagttttgctaataccatttgttaaaaagtctgtctgtaaaattcttaacaaagaaaatgaaaggatcTGGCCTTCTAAATGCCTTGAACTTCTTGTACGCAAcaatgctaattaaaaaaaaaaaaaataccacttaGTGTGGTCCCCCGAAAGAAGTTTCAGTTACATAAAGgcaaataaaaattattgaagattGTCACTGGGTCGCAAGAAACTGTCAAATATGGCAATTCTCTCAATTGAAAACCACATAGGTAAATAAGTAGTTTTGGAAATGTTATTGATGAGTTTCCTTTCATTAAAGCTTGGAAAGTAAAATTCTATTAAATTCCGATTTCAttacaattaaaatatttaaatttaaaataatgctGTGAGTTTTAATACACCTAGTTTTCGATTTGTCTATTATTTTTTGTACAAGCACTTTAACATTGtagaaaaacttatttttaataatttttaaaaattatgaatatAAAGGTACAAATTTTCCCTTTTCCTCCTGCTCCcgtaagccctggtggctcagtggttaagagctggactgcTAACTCAAAAGCTGACAGctggaacccactagctgctcctcaaGGGAAAGATGTGGTaggctgcttccgtaaagattacagccttggaaaccctatgggggcaattctctgtcctacagggttgctatgagtcagaatcaactcgatggcagcctGTGACAAAAAGTCTACTAGTTGTGTCCCTATTTTGTACACACATTACCCACTTTCTGCGTTTCCCCTTTCTCTGAATTTGTCACGGCGTATCGCCCTAGAAACAAGCTTCAGTcggtttaaaaaaattaaaacttaattaattaattaaatctaCAATTCTTCCCGATATATATCCATCAACTCTTCAATAAGTGGATTATTTCGTAGAAGGTGTggataaagcagaaaaaaagaggCAGTAAAGCATAAAAGACAGGAAAGTTTCGAAAAGGTTCTGCGCAGGCAAAGCCATGGTGAAGCTGACTCAGCAATCAGGACtgagaaaacaaaaacttttctACTCGTGGTGAATTATTTAACCTGCGCAAAGCTGGTCCAAGATGACCCTTTCTACAACTTCTGGCAAAACGCAAACCCAAGGAGGCAGGGCCAAATCTGCTTTCTCAAAACCGTGGTTTTCCAGGCCCTGTTtgagaaaaggaaaccctggttgcgtagtggttaagcgctatggctccTAACGAAGAGCtttgcagttggaatccgccaggtgctccttggaaattctatgttgcagttctactccgtcctgtagggtcgctatgagtcggaatccactggacggcagtgggtttgggttggcTTGGGTTTGAGGAAAGGAGACTTCGGGCCCCCTCTGTCGGCCATCGGCCATCGGTGCTCAGTGAAGAAAACCTTGCTCCTATTGTTTAGCTGTGTCCGCTCGCCCCCTGCCGGCCACTTGTGAATCACTGAAATTTTTCATGGTCCAGATCTAATTGCTAATAGGAGGGATGCTCTGCTCCTTCGCAGCCTGTTCTCTTAGCTGGGACTTGTCCTGGAGCCATTGCCTAGAAAACAAGGAAATCTTCATGTTTTAGGGATAGCTGAAAAGGACGCCCTCTCGTTTGTGCCTAAATGATAGAACTGGCTTCAACTTTCCTTGGAAGAGAGGGAATATCACCAAAATCCAGAAGACATAAGCCCTGTGTTTGCACGATCTATGTTCAAGCTGACCATCAACCCCCTCAACAGAGAGGATAGCTGTGTCGCATGGGGGCAGATCCTCCTGGATCACCTGCTCTCTAGCCTTCATCACAGTCTGGAACAACTGGAGTAGATGGAAGAGGAAAATCTGTCTTGTTCCTCTTTGGGGATTCCTTGTTCCAAGGAATTATTCGCTATTTGAAGGAAAGCAACACAGCAGTTGTGCCTGGGAGGTTGTCACAGGGGAAATCGAAGTGCGTTTTCCCTCATTTAATAATCCTCCAAGAAAAGTCACCCAATGGAGAAGAAAATTGTGGTTGTGACTCTCTAATCAACTACATttttgctaaaaccaaaaaaggcAATCTCAAATCTGAGATTTCTGCACCATCTGAAAAATATCTCAAATCAAAATCAtgagattattttaaaatatattgtacATCATGAGTTTACAAAAAATATTTAGAGTGAATAAAAAGATCTATTTTTCTTATAATtaatcatttaacattttcatttatctctttAAGTCTTGGGGGTATATTTGCTGttccaaagtttaaaaaaaaaacttttttagaaATGACTTCTTCGGGATAGTATTTTGTTAAAGATATTTGTCAGTTAAGTGAAAATATTAGCTGCTGtgacagataaacagaaaattatcAATACATTGAACATAATACAGATTTATCTTTCCCTCACATAAGAATTCAATGCAGGCATTCCTGATCAGATGGCTTTCCTGGCTGGCTCTCTACCAGACAGTGAAACAAGGATCtgggtgtgttattttttgtggtTTTGCCACCTTCAGCATGTGACTCCAAATGTGTCTGTGGTGCTTGTGTCTATTCTACTCAATtgtaaatgcagaaattatgttGGATGACGTGgggatgttttcaaagttcaagTCTTTACAGGGCCAATATCTCTTGCACTCACAACTAGTTGACATGGATTTGTTCTCATGAGATACCTAAGTGTAAGAAACGTGGAAAAAGGAGTCTAATTGAGTGACTGGTGTGAAGAGGAGACAAGTTCAGTGAGTAAGACCGCTGGTCGTTTTTGCACTATGTGTACCAGTACTGcttttaaggggaaaaaatacaATCATATTTTTGACtgcacaaaaccaacaaaaaaaaatcctgacccAAAGTGTGATTCCACAATTTAAAGCCAGGGAAGAGGACATGGATGTCACTCCTTAGGGTACACAGCATCATTGACCCTTTGAAAGAATCATTCAGGTTGATTTCAAAGGACACAGCTAAGTTGGAAATTGGCCAAAGATATGGGTCAAGGACTTGGAACACATTGTCAAGTTTATGTTGTTTCCTTATTACCTGAGGGAGATGAAGAAAGTATGATCAGGCAGCTTCTTGAAGGTATTTGAGTATCACTGAGAAGGCTGACACAAAAGTGGAGAGTGAGTCTTCCATACATCACCAGGTGCTTGTTTCTCATTTGAATATTCTAAATGTTGCCAATACAAACTTGAATATCCCTGTAATGAAATGGTTGTTCTTTTTTTCAATACTCCACACAACTTCCAATAATAACTTCTCTTTTAGTGCCATAAGCAATTTTTGAAGTGCCTTTAGATCCATTATCCTCTCAAACCACATGTATCTAGTATGTGTGGATATTAttctttctattattattatcatgatGATTCTTTTCATGAATATTAATTAAGCTCCTGAAATACTAGAGACTGGGCTAGATGCCTAGGAAACAaggtgagaaaaacaaaaacaaaacaataacacagttgccatcaagtcaattctgactcatggcaacctcacatgtACCAGAGTAGCACTGAGCtatacagggttttcaatggctcatttttcataAAGTAGGTcagccaggcctatcttccaaggtgactctagGTGAGCTCCAGctgccaaactttttgttagcagccgagttctttaaatgttcacaccacccagggactctaggaaGTAAGGTAAGGTAAGATAATTTCTCTGCCCACAGACTTTGACTCATGGGGAATATACTAAAGGGAAAATAGGTCTGGTCATCAGAGGCTATGTTCCTGTCAGGTAGAAGTGAGAATATAGTCAAGCTCAGTGTATGAAGACTTAGTATATTAAAAAAGTCACAATTGATTTGTAGGCAACCAGTATGggagtatataaagaaaaatggccAAGTTAGCAGTTAAAAACAGTTGACCAAGAACTCAgaatccaacctttcagttttcgACCAGAAGTAGTACTCTAATTAAGAAATGTCATAATTTTGGAAGTCCAACTGTAATGAAGCCCACATTGTGGACATGGGTGGAAATGGATGGAGATAAGAAGAAGCAAAGCATAATTAGTCATTCTTTGTGAGAAATTCTAAAGAATTGCAAGATAAAAGTAGGTAATCATCACTTAGTGTTTGATgaagatctatctaaaaatgGAAGGTCAGAGTCACTGGTGGCTCCATTTCTATGCCTATTTATACTACTTTACTACTCACCTCATTCTTTTTCCCCAATCCCTTCCCTTCAGTTTCTACACAAACACTGCTCATCCATTTGGGCACAACCCATATCCAAATGCCTTTTATTTGAGTGTATAATATACTTATAATAGATTTTGATTCATATACATGGATTCATAGAATATTTACTGTTTTGTTTAagttttttttcactcagcacaattttCCACATGTGAAATTCAGGTGCATCTTTGTGGGGATTTAAAACGTCAGGCTACCAAAGATGGTTTGTACCTACCATAGAAAGAGTAGGAATCTTTAGAACTGAGGCAGCCTAACTTCTCATAAATTAAAAGGAATAAAACCTGAGTTCGTGACTGAAGGTGAAAGTTAATTCTTCACTTAATAAAGTTCCGTATGTATCCAGATTTGAATTTAGAACAATGATGGTTCTCTTTGAATTGCTAAGAATTGACTTGGATAGGAACCTCTGAAACTTATTTGGGAAATttcaaatttaagaaaaaaaaaatacaaaggaaactTAAAAGTGATGATGCTTTCTAAATTATGTGTTCTCACTGAGGGTGTTATTACTCCTAAGGTGTAAAACTGCTTCTTGGGAGTGTGAATAAATCTTAGATATTTCAATGGTTTGAGTTTCTCCAAAGCTTGGCCCTATCCAACAAAATATTATTCCttcatatttattttctctccAGGTTCCTTTGGTATCACAGGAGAAGCATGGACATTGAGTTGATGGCAGGTACACAAAATTTATGCAAGATTAATGGAGGACTTTCTCTCTATCCTTTGCTTGATCTAGAAGTCACATCATGAGAGGTCACCTCCGCATATTTAAAGGTTCCCATTGGCTGCCTTTGGAATGTTCCATAATAAGCATTGAACCTCAGTGCTTTTGAGTGTAACTTCGGATGGGAACTGTAGGTACTAGTAGTTTGTATTTCAATATTtaattattctaatttttttaccTATCAATAATAATTGGAGATATTCATCCAGATGTTGttgacatttttttctcttcagcaCTTGACATTATTATTGATCCCGCAGTGGGAGTGGGATCAATAATAATGTCAAGTGCTGAAGAGAAAAATGTCAACAGTATCTGGATGAATATTTCCAACTATCTGAGTgaaaagttattttctcataccACTTGTCTtcgttatcttgtgctgctataacagagataccataagtggatggtttcaacaaagagaaatttattctttcacagtctagtaggttacaagtccaaatgcggtatgtcagctccaggggaaggctttctctctctgtgggctctggaggaagattccttgtcctcaaacttcccttGGTTGAGGACTTTCTCAggtgtagggaccctgggtccaaaggacacactttgctcccggtgctgctctctcggtggtatgaggtccccaactctctgcttgcttttattttaagagataaaaggtagtacaggccacGTGTCACGGAAACTCCCTTTaacttggatcagggaggtgacctgaataagggtggtgttataatcccaccctaatcctctcaacataaaattacaatcacaaaatggaggacgactacacaatactgagaatcatggcctaccaaATTTGATACGTATTTTTTGGGGGAtggaattcaatccatgacaccaatcAAAATTAAAGTTAAGTATGCTAAAAATAActtaataatttttgtttattttttttttgacctagatgtcccccaaaactctggtccccaggccctagccccagctgctctgtccctcaaagtgtttggaagtgtccaggaaacttctcagcttttgcttcgattcagttgtgttgacttcccctataGTGTACTTCCCTTCATAGAAGtagattcttgtctactatctagttagtgaattcccctccctctccctccccaccctcatgacCACTGACCATCAAAGaaggttttcttctgtgtttaaaccttttcttgagttcttagaatagtggtctctcacaatatttgtccttttgtgactgattaatttcattcagcataatgccctccaaattcagccatgttgtgaggtgtttcgcggattcatcaatgttctttatcattgcacagtaatccattgtatgtatgtatgtaccataatttatccatttgtctgttgatgggtacctaggctggttccatctttttgccattgtgaacaatgctgcaatgaccatgggtgtgcctatatctattcttgtgagggcttttatttctctaggaggtattcctaggagtggaattgatggatgatatggtacttctatttctagctttttaaggaagtgccaaattattttccaaagtggttggttgtaccatgttacactcctaccagcagtgcataagtgttacAGCCTCTCctcaacttctccaacatttattattttgtgttttttggattagtgccagccttgttggggtgagatggcatctcattgtagttttgatttgcatttctctaatgagtaatgatgatgagcatttccttatatgtctgttagctgcctgaatgtcttctttgctgaagtgtctgttcatatcctttgcccattttttaattgtgtgttctttttgttgttgaggtgtttttagagattaggcccttatcTGATATGTCATAGTTAAATTTTTTCCCCCGGTTTgtaagtttctctttttactcttttggttaagcctttggatgagcataagcgtttgatttttaggagctcccggttgtctagtttctcttctggtgtttgtgcattgttagctgtgatttatattatatttatgccatatattagggctcctagcattgtccctattttttcttccaggatctttattgttttagattttgtatctaggtctttgacccattttgtgttagtttttgtgcctggtgtgaggtatgggtcctatttcatttttttggctagatggatatccagtaatgccagcaccacttgttaaagacactgtctttttcccatttaatggactttggacctttgtcaagtatcagatGCTCATAggcagatggatttatgtctgggttctcaattcagttccactggtttatgtatctgttattgtaccagtaccaggctgttttgactaccgtagtgGTATAACCCACcgtagcagtataataggttctaaaatcaggtagtgtgaggcctcccactttattcttcttcttcagtaatgttttacttatccagggcctcttcgctttccataggaagttggtgatttgtttctccatctcattaaaaaacaccGCTGGAATTTGAATAAGATTGCTTTGTATCTGTAGCTCACTTtgtgtagaattgacattttcacaatgttgagttttcctatccatgagcgtggtatgttttaccagttatgtaggtctcttttggtttcttgcagtagtgttttgtatttttctttgtatatgtcttttatgtctctggttggaTGTATTCtgaaatactttatcttcttgggggctattgtaagtagtattgatttggtgatttccttttcgaaattctttttgttggtgtagagaaatccaactgatttttgcatgtttatcttggaTCATCAGTTGTTTATTCTTGATGGATAATTTTAAGTATTTCATTACTTTGGTATTACGTATTTCTATAAGTTCCTAATTTGCCTATGTGATTTAATATACGACAATTTATGTAAGTAAATGAAGTACATTAAAAGTTACTCAGCAAATTTAGTTACAAAGATAAAGGTTAATagctttttaatttaaatgttatCCTAAAATTTTGATATAGTCATTATTAGCCCTGCATTcaataaaaagaataatttttacaCTTCCTCATTTTATGTATAAAACACAGATATACACataataaatagataaacaaaaataCAGTATATCTGTGCTATTAAAATTTATGGGGGGGattcatttaggaaaaaaaaatctcaacagacTGCCAGGGGGTctcaataaagagaaaaaaatggttgAGAAACACTGCACTACAAACCCAAGTAGAGAGTGCATAAAGGAAAGCAAAAAACAGAAGTAGGAAGTAAGGGATGGTCGTCAAGAAAATGGAAACTAGTGTGtttcctatttaaaaaacaaGCCCAGAGCAAGGTCTTCAGAGAACCTGGAGGCCCAGGCTCACAGACTCACCAGCATCAACCAGGACAGCAGCATCTGCGAGATCCCCAAtggccttctctttccttttactgATGGCCCTGGCGGTGCTCAGCTGCAACTCCATCTGCTCTCTGAGCTGTGACCTGCCTCAGAGCCATAGACTGGCTAACAGGAGAACCTTGATTCTTCTGGAACAAATGAGAAGAATCTCCCCTTCTTCCTGCTTGAAGGACAGAAATGACTTTGGATTTCCCCAGGAGGAGCTTGAGGGCAACAAGTTCCAGAAGGCTCAAGCCATCTCTGTCCACCATGAGATGATCCAGCAGATCTTCAACCTCTTCAGCCTACAGGCCTCATCTGCTGCCTGGGATCAGACCCTCCTGGACAAATTGTTCGCTGCACTTGATCAGCAGCTGAATGACCTGGAAGTCTGTTTGATGCAGGAGACGGGGGTAGAAGAAACTCCCGTACCTGTGATAAATGAGGACTCCATGCTGGCTGTGAGGAAATACTTCCAAAGAATCACTGTCTATCTGACAGAGAAGAAATACAGCCCCTGTGCCTGGGAGATTGTCAGAGCAGAAATCATGCGCTCCTTCTCTGCATCAACAAATTGGCAAGAAAGGCTAAGAAGTAAGGAAGGCGACCTGGTTCCATAAAACACAGTTCTCATAGACTGTATACACTCTATCATTACTTCCAAAAGTTCAGCCAGTTTGAAGACTCATTTCTGCTATATTCAGAACAGGGATTGAATCAACTTTGGCAAATGTGTTTTCAGgagtattaagaaaacattgcaTTCAACTGCATGAACACTAGTTCTTTACAAGTCACCATGCTGAtgtatctatttatttatctatttaaatatttacatatttaactTATTTTTTGTTCACTTCATATCATGTATACCTTTACACTGTGCATAAAAAttatattctttttgttttgctaatttattattttgctttattcattaaatttttattataaagaactttttgtatttgtttattctttaaaAAGGAAACAACAAACCTGATTGTATAGTTCAATTATAGAATGGATGGTCTAATTCACTTAACCATCATTATTATATACCAATTTTAAGTAAAAATGGATTTTCTCTGTCCAAATTGTATGTTGCCCTCCAGATTTAGTGGTGACTACAACAAACATAGTACCTGCactcttgtatctttggtttttgtaGGGAAAGAAATCTAAAAATGATAATCATGCTTAACTAATATCAGTTCAGTTAAATGCTATAATGagatgaaggggaaaaaaaaaagggatttctCAACAGATGCTGGAGTGACACATATCAACAAGGAAATAAAAGTAGTCTATAGTGTTTACAAGTGTGCTAGTAGGTATCTAGTCAATTGCCCTTTGGCAACTGGCTATGAGTCTACAATTTATAAACAATGCCCTGGCTGGAGGTTCAGATCTGTTCACAGAAAGACTGAGAATGGAAGTGGTCACATGATAAGAGAGTCTACAGTGAGAGAAAGGTTTAAACTTGATTTCAAGGACCTGCAGCCATaaaaggtgaagggaaaaaccacaaaggaaacagaaGTGAAATGGCCACACATTAGCAGGACAACGAGAGAGAATGGTGATAACAGCacatgtaaagaaataaaatggcttagaagaagaa
This DNA window, taken from Loxodonta africana isolate mLoxAfr1 chromosome 9, mLoxAfr1.hap2, whole genome shotgun sequence, encodes the following:
- the LOC100662831 gene encoding interferon alpha-5-like → MAFSFLLLMALAVLSCNSICSLSCDLPQSHRLANRRTLILLEQMRRISPSSCLKDRNDFGFPQEELEGNKFQKAQAISVHHEMIQQIFNLFSLQASSAAWDQTLLDKLFAALDQQLNDLEVCLMQETGVEETPVPVINEDSMLAVRKYFQRITVYLTEKKYSPCAWEIVRAEIMRSFSASTNWQERLRSKEGDLVP